The Dethiosulfovibrio peptidovorans DSM 11002 genome has a window encoding:
- a CDS encoding ABC transporter permease: protein MISYIAGHGEQIWIAFSSHITLFLSSMAISIILGLLLGIFIATGGGKGFGRALLTILGASQATPSIAVVAFSFLFVGIGKAPAILALVIYCLVPVVFNVVSGLLGVPGEVVEAARGIGMTRAQILLKVKLPLASEVIMSGVRSAATINIGTATVAAVIGGGGLGDIIFTGLKMQNNGAILVGAGLSAILALVVDFVFASVEKKVVPKGLSQGR from the coding sequence GTGATCTCCTACATTGCCGGTCACGGAGAACAGATATGGATTGCCTTCTCTTCCCATATCACCCTATTCCTCTCCTCCATGGCTATATCAATAATCCTGGGTTTGCTGTTGGGCATCTTCATAGCCACCGGCGGCGGTAAGGGGTTTGGGCGTGCCCTTCTTACTATCCTGGGAGCTTCTCAGGCTACTCCCTCCATAGCGGTAGTGGCCTTTTCCTTCCTCTTCGTCGGGATAGGAAAGGCTCCGGCTATCCTTGCATTGGTGATCTATTGTCTCGTTCCTGTGGTCTTCAACGTGGTGTCCGGCCTTCTAGGAGTGCCCGGCGAGGTCGTGGAGGCCGCCAGAGGAATAGGGATGACCAGAGCTCAGATTCTCCTGAAGGTCAAGTTACCTTTGGCCTCGGAGGTCATCATGTCCGGGGTGAGAAGCGCCGCCACCATAAATATAGGGACCGCCACGGTGGCCGCGGTCATAGGAGGCGGAGGCCTGGGAGATATCATCTTCACCGGTTTGAAGATGCAGAATAACGGGGCCATCCTGGTAGGGGCAGGACTCTCTGCCATCTTGGCCTTGGTCGTCGATTTCGTATTTGCGTCCGTTGAGAAAAAGGTCGTCCCCAAGGGATTGTCCCAGGGAAGATAA
- the ilvB gene encoding biosynthetic-type acetolactate synthase large subunit — protein sequence MKSSFTGADILIKTLESCGTDVAFGVPGGTVIPLYDSLYGSSIKHVLFRHEQGACFAAAGYARASGKVGLCIATSGPGALNTLTALADSQADSVPIVVLTGQVAGNLKGSDAFQEADLYGASLSMVKHSFSVERVEDLASTVRSAFRLASSGRPGPVLVDLPVDVQRKSVIYGEQLLAERTFPGESFNQDEASAILPILGFLDESERPVILAGGGAILSGASDELFRFASSRSIPVATSLMGKGAFPEDHHLSLGMAGMHGTVRANRALSRSDLVLVLGCRLGDRTTAKVSGFAKGASIVHMDLDRAEIGKNIPVHLAVLSDLKRGLEILNGQPPGRSFEDWASLWNIPISKQVRSGGPLSPEDIMVTVRNRLFPEDVVTTDVGQHQMWGALFWKSMKPRTFLSSGGQGTMGFGLPAAIGASIARPGRPVVCLSGDGSFLMNSQEMETSVRMELPVKIVLFNNGSLGMVRQWQELFWDERYSATVETPVCDFVSLARAYGAQGFRVFSREDLDVCLDRALGYPGPSLIECPISDEFKVFPMVTLGGGLEDMLIEG from the coding sequence ATGAAGTCGTCCTTCACCGGAGCGGATATATTGATAAAGACCCTCGAGAGCTGCGGCACCGACGTGGCCTTCGGAGTTCCCGGGGGAACGGTTATACCTCTGTACGATTCCCTCTATGGGTCGTCGATAAAGCACGTCTTGTTCCGACACGAGCAGGGGGCCTGCTTTGCCGCTGCCGGTTACGCCAGGGCCTCCGGCAAGGTCGGTCTATGTATAGCCACCTCGGGGCCGGGAGCCTTGAATACTTTGACGGCTCTGGCCGACTCCCAGGCGGACTCTGTCCCCATAGTCGTCTTGACCGGTCAGGTGGCGGGAAATCTCAAGGGCAGCGATGCTTTTCAGGAGGCAGACCTGTACGGAGCCTCGTTGTCCATGGTCAAACACAGCTTCTCCGTCGAGAGGGTGGAGGACCTCGCTTCCACCGTTCGATCCGCTTTTCGACTCGCCTCCTCCGGTCGTCCCGGACCGGTCCTGGTCGATCTCCCGGTTGACGTTCAACGCAAGAGTGTTATCTATGGAGAGCAACTCTTAGCCGAGAGGACCTTTCCCGGAGAGAGTTTCAATCAGGACGAGGCTTCGGCGATCCTTCCTATCCTGGGTTTTTTGGACGAATCGGAGCGGCCGGTGATACTGGCAGGAGGAGGGGCTATCCTCTCCGGAGCCTCCGACGAGTTGTTTCGCTTCGCCTCCTCCCGCTCTATCCCTGTGGCCACCAGCCTGATGGGCAAAGGAGCTTTCCCGGAAGACCATCATCTCTCCCTGGGCATGGCGGGAATGCATGGAACGGTAAGGGCTAACAGGGCTCTGTCTCGGTCCGATCTGGTGCTGGTGCTGGGCTGTCGACTCGGAGACAGAACCACCGCGAAGGTCTCCGGTTTCGCAAAGGGCGCCTCTATAGTCCATATGGATCTGGATAGAGCGGAGATAGGAAAAAATATCCCTGTTCATCTGGCAGTTCTCTCAGATCTCAAAAGGGGGCTGGAGATATTGAACGGCCAGCCTCCCGGACGTTCTTTCGAGGACTGGGCCTCTCTGTGGAATATTCCGATATCCAAGCAGGTCAGATCGGGCGGGCCTCTTTCGCCCGAAGACATAATGGTCACGGTTCGCAACAGGCTTTTTCCGGAGGATGTCGTGACCACCGATGTAGGGCAGCATCAAATGTGGGGGGCCCTCTTCTGGAAGTCCATGAAGCCTAGGACTTTTCTCTCCTCCGGTGGTCAGGGGACCATGGGATTCGGGTTGCCTGCCGCCATAGGGGCCTCCATAGCCAGGCCGGGGAGACCGGTGGTCTGTCTCTCCGGAGATGGTAGTTTTTTAATGAACTCCCAGGAGATGGAGACCTCCGTTCGAATGGAATTGCCGGTCAAGATAGTCCTGTTCAACAATGGTTCTTTAGGAATGGTCCGTCAATGGCAGGAGCTTTTCTGGGACGAGAGGTACAGCGCTACTGTGGAGACGCCTGTCTGCGACTTTGTCTCCTTGGCCAGGGCTTATGGAGCCCAGGGATTCAGGGTTTTTTCAAGGGAGGATCTGGACGTCTGCCTCGACAGAGCCCTCGGGTATCCCGGTCCGAGTCTTATAGAATGTCCCATCAGCGACGAGTTCAAGGTGTTTCCCATGGTGACTCTCGGAGGTGGACTGGAGGATATGTTGATTGAGGGTTGA
- the folD gene encoding bifunctional methylenetetrahydrofolate dehydrogenase/methenyltetrahydrofolate cyclohydrolase FolD yields MNNIVMDGRAVSKKAKESIAAKVLELGKKGIVPSLAVVLVGDDPASKVYAGQKKKNCESVGISFDFHQLPGETSESELLDLVEELNRDDGVNGILVEMPLPGHISNERIQAAIDPDKDVDGSNPANLGRLMSGLPSLRPCTPQGAMYLMDSYDVEFEGKHAVVVGRSNIVGKPVGMMLLEKNATVTYCHSRTANLTEVLRSADIVVAAVGRPKMITGEMIKPGAVVVDVGINSTEDGIVGDVDYDSVASVAGAISPVPGGVGPLTIAMLLGNVVTSAERRCSES; encoded by the coding sequence TTGAATAATATCGTGATGGACGGTAGAGCCGTATCCAAGAAAGCCAAGGAGTCTATAGCGGCGAAGGTCCTGGAGCTAGGGAAAAAGGGGATAGTTCCCTCTCTGGCGGTAGTGCTGGTGGGAGACGATCCCGCGTCCAAGGTATACGCCGGTCAGAAAAAGAAGAACTGCGAATCCGTAGGAATCTCCTTCGACTTTCATCAGCTTCCCGGAGAGACCTCGGAGAGTGAGCTTCTCGACCTCGTTGAGGAACTGAATCGAGACGACGGAGTTAACGGTATTCTGGTGGAGATGCCCCTTCCCGGCCATATCTCCAACGAGAGAATCCAGGCCGCCATAGACCCCGATAAGGACGTGGATGGCTCTAACCCCGCCAATCTGGGACGGTTGATGTCCGGCCTGCCGTCCCTCCGGCCCTGTACCCCTCAGGGGGCGATGTATCTCATGGATAGCTATGACGTGGAGTTCGAGGGCAAACACGCCGTGGTAGTTGGACGAAGCAACATAGTCGGCAAGCCTGTAGGGATGATGCTTCTGGAGAAAAACGCCACTGTCACCTACTGTCACAGCAGAACGGCGAACCTTACGGAGGTCCTTCGCTCCGCCGATATCGTTGTGGCTGCGGTAGGCCGTCCTAAAATGATCACAGGCGAAATGATAAAGCCCGGTGCGGTCGTTGTCGACGTCGGTATAAACAGCACCGAGGACGGTATCGTCGGAGACGTCGATTACGATTCGGTCGCCTCCGTTGCGGGAGCCATATCCCCCGTTCCCGGCGGCGTAGGGCCCTTGACCATCGCCATGCTTCTGGGCAACGTGGTTACTTCCGCCGAGAGGAGATGCTCCGAATCGTGA
- a CDS encoding glycine betaine ABC transporter substrate-binding protein, whose product MNFFRKSASKVLALGIFSLLLTIGASSVSAKEVTVGAKNFTEQYVVGEMMALLLENGGYDVSKKMGTGSSITRTALTSGQIDIYAEYTGTAWPLYLKHDEKVGDPKELYEKVKAEDLERNGIVWLDRSKINNTFALAIRKGDAEKLGTSISELTEYNNSHPEEIIFGIGSEFNERPDGIPGIIETYGIELTTGQRKLMDIGLTFEAIDRGQIDVAMAYPTDGKLVKFDLLVLEDDKKFFPAYNLCVTVRKEFLDANPDVVEILAPISELDNETMQELNYKVDAVGLPADVVAREYLEEKGLI is encoded by the coding sequence ATGAATTTTTTTCGTAAGTCAGCGTCAAAGGTTTTAGCATTAGGGATTTTTAGTCTGCTCCTGACTATCGGGGCGTCTTCGGTTTCTGCCAAAGAGGTCACGGTAGGGGCAAAGAACTTCACCGAGCAGTACGTGGTCGGCGAGATGATGGCACTTCTCCTGGAGAACGGGGGCTACGATGTATCGAAGAAGATGGGAACAGGAAGTTCCATCACCAGGACTGCTCTCACCTCAGGTCAGATCGATATCTACGCCGAGTATACCGGAACCGCTTGGCCTCTTTATCTCAAACACGATGAAAAGGTGGGAGACCCCAAGGAGCTTTACGAGAAGGTCAAGGCCGAGGACCTGGAGCGAAACGGCATAGTTTGGCTTGACCGTTCCAAGATCAACAATACCTTCGCATTGGCCATAAGAAAGGGCGATGCGGAGAAATTGGGCACATCCATCTCGGAGCTAACCGAGTACAATAACTCTCACCCAGAGGAGATCATTTTCGGTATAGGCTCTGAGTTTAACGAACGTCCCGACGGTATTCCCGGGATAATCGAGACTTACGGCATCGAGCTGACCACGGGACAGAGAAAGCTTATGGACATAGGTCTGACTTTCGAAGCCATCGACAGAGGCCAGATAGACGTAGCCATGGCCTATCCTACCGACGGGAAGCTGGTTAAATTCGACCTACTGGTCCTCGAGGACGACAAGAAATTCTTCCCTGCCTATAATCTGTGCGTGACCGTCAGGAAGGAGTTCCTCGATGCCAATCCCGACGTTGTGGAAATACTGGCACCCATATCGGAGCTGGACAACGAGACAATGCAGGAGCTGAACTATAAGGTCGACGCCGTGGGACTTCCCGCCGACGTGGTGGCGAGGGAGTATCTGGAGGAAAAAGGTCTGATTTAG
- a CDS encoding response regulator: MDYIDVLVVEDDPMVADIHQNYVNSVDGFRVVGMVDNGLKALDFLRKRPVRLVILDIFLPGLDGLGALERIRESGSNVDVIIISASRDKATVNKTLQAGAFDYIVKPFAFDRMKAALQAFRQVVHRLTEGPNQVDQQDIDNLLLARNKKNIQTVLPKGLNPNVLEKVEALLTKVDKPLSSVETAEAIGVSRITARRYLEYLVASDKAVMEREYQEVGRPINKYELIR, encoded by the coding sequence ATGGATTATATAGATGTCCTGGTAGTAGAGGACGATCCTATGGTAGCCGATATACATCAAAACTACGTCAACTCGGTGGATGGATTCCGAGTGGTTGGAATGGTGGACAACGGACTCAAGGCCCTGGACTTTCTCCGAAAAAGGCCGGTCCGTCTGGTTATACTGGATATATTTCTTCCTGGGTTGGATGGCCTGGGAGCCCTCGAGAGGATAAGGGAGAGTGGTAGTAACGTAGATGTCATCATAATCTCTGCTTCCAGGGACAAGGCTACTGTGAACAAAACTCTTCAGGCCGGCGCTTTCGACTATATAGTCAAGCCCTTCGCCTTCGATAGAATGAAGGCGGCCCTTCAGGCCTTTCGCCAGGTGGTCCATCGATTGACCGAGGGGCCCAACCAGGTGGACCAGCAGGACATAGACAATCTTCTGTTGGCGCGAAACAAGAAAAACATTCAGACCGTTCTGCCCAAGGGATTGAATCCCAACGTCCTGGAGAAGGTGGAGGCTCTGCTGACCAAGGTTGACAAGCCCCTTTCGTCTGTGGAGACCGCCGAGGCCATCGGGGTCTCCAGGATAACGGCCAGAAGATACCTTGAGTATCTGGTCGCCTCCGATAAGGCGGTGATGGAGAGGGAGTATCAGGAGGTAGGGAGGCCTATAAACAAGTACGAGCTGATCCGATAG
- a CDS encoding NAD(P)H-dependent flavin oxidoreductase, whose amino-acid sequence MDMPVLKIGGHSPRHPLIQGGMGVLVSGPKLAGAVARSGAIGTIASVGLAAAHPDFTGRNYFEINQKAIKEYLAEAREIAGPDGILAINCMVALTDYELHVRAACEGGAQIIISGAGLPLKLPEYTKDYPEVALVPIVSSAKAAQLIMRRWKKTCGRIPDGFVVETPLYAGGHLGARDEAMVKDPSLSLEVVVPELVSFLEKEGLDIPVIAAGGIWDREDVLKAFDLGAKGVQMGTRFAASEEGDADIRFKQAYVDATEDDVVLIHSPAGLPGRALRSPMVDRYLKGDVESKPCMANCLTHCRYRKTKETFCIAQALVDAYRGDWEHGLFFCGSNVTKVNSIEKVEDVIRSLFPE is encoded by the coding sequence ATGGATATGCCTGTTCTAAAGATCGGCGGACACAGCCCTCGCCATCCTCTGATACAGGGGGGCATGGGGGTGCTCGTGTCCGGCCCAAAATTGGCTGGGGCGGTTGCCCGATCGGGGGCCATCGGAACCATAGCATCGGTAGGGCTTGCGGCGGCTCACCCCGACTTCACCGGACGTAACTACTTCGAGATCAACCAAAAAGCCATCAAGGAATACTTGGCAGAGGCCAGGGAGATAGCCGGCCCCGACGGAATCCTAGCGATAAACTGCATGGTGGCTTTGACTGACTATGAGCTTCACGTAAGGGCGGCCTGCGAGGGAGGAGCCCAGATAATAATCTCCGGAGCCGGACTCCCTCTGAAACTACCAGAGTATACCAAAGACTACCCGGAAGTAGCACTGGTACCCATAGTCAGTTCCGCCAAGGCGGCCCAACTGATAATGAGAAGATGGAAGAAAACCTGCGGCAGGATCCCCGACGGATTCGTAGTTGAGACCCCCCTGTACGCGGGAGGACACCTCGGAGCCAGAGACGAGGCGATGGTAAAAGATCCGTCTTTGTCTCTTGAGGTCGTCGTACCGGAACTGGTGTCGTTCCTGGAGAAAGAGGGGCTGGACATACCAGTTATAGCGGCAGGTGGTATATGGGACAGGGAGGACGTCCTCAAGGCGTTCGATCTGGGAGCCAAGGGAGTGCAGATGGGAACCAGATTCGCAGCCAGCGAAGAAGGGGATGCCGACATCAGGTTCAAACAGGCCTACGTGGACGCCACGGAAGACGACGTGGTGCTGATACACAGCCCAGCTGGACTTCCTGGAAGGGCACTTAGATCTCCCATGGTAGACCGATATCTGAAGGGCGACGTCGAGAGCAAACCCTGTATGGCCAACTGTCTGACCCACTGTAGATATCGCAAAACAAAGGAGACCTTCTGCATAGCTCAGGCATTGGTCGACGCCTACAGAGGAGACTGGGAACACGGACTTTTCTTCTGCGGCAGCAATGTCACGAAGGTAAACAGCATCGAGAAGGTCGAGGACGTGATACGATCGCTCTTCCCAGAATAG
- a CDS encoding ACT domain-containing protein, which translates to MYRRIGVLAQDEPGTMVRIASMVLRRGYDLVSFSAERGREDGLCWCRLEVAEGQERCDRMILQLRRLMETVEVVLFEGASDFERERRSA; encoded by the coding sequence TTGTATCGAAGGATAGGGGTTCTCGCCCAGGACGAGCCTGGAACTATGGTGAGGATAGCTTCGATGGTGCTGAGAAGAGGTTATGATCTTGTCAGCTTCTCCGCCGAGAGAGGCAGAGAGGATGGGCTTTGTTGGTGTCGCCTGGAGGTGGCCGAGGGGCAGGAGAGGTGCGATCGTATGATCCTGCAGCTTCGGCGGTTGATGGAGACGGTGGAGGTTGTCCTCTTCGAGGGAGCCTCCGATTTCGAGAGAGAGCGAAGGAGTGCTTAG
- a CDS encoding ATP-binding protein yields the protein MASILWFSWGSAAFPFEDPILIGGVGRTVHVLCLPADPPFLVEEEDLPSGFFVDLMREIALVENMRISLRIGNWEDLRQSMYRSRIDVVLGTPHPVPRDVEPFSYMQVYNVDPSELGGTNPLKLPIQGISGKDAWDICFSFPIVEEPYSCLVRKEGGVESIRDLREKPLVVEKGGAGLEFLTSGGLTSRIVSVKTLEEAVRMVSSGLYPGALVGTYQGLYLWKEMRVRNLEYISPPVFTLEKGMVVTRGDSELAIRLGKAFETLRQNGSYRRLVGKWFGGYDGPIVDRDTLIKIGGLFLAILATIVGWNVMLKREVVRISGEREKILDFIRDGIVAVDKDGRVSMINKVAQELLAVGLDVVGKPAEEAVPDVDLVKVLDTGEPVFDLEQNLRGTLVIGNKAPVVYRGVIYGAIATFRDMTEMHALAEEITGVRMYVESLRVQNHEFQNKLQAIAGLIQMGRYEKAIEFITSEANPESSTTSFISENIKNPAVGGIVIGKVGRCRELGIEIRIDPDSYCGECVGISDQAMVVIIGNLLENGMEAVLSSGVENPRIDFAIFDESNQIMISVEDNGGTLTHDIESRMFDKGFSTKTKSRPSGFGLYNVKKLVDAMGGDLSIDYVSGGFTEFIVTLPNGGI from the coding sequence TTGGCATCGATTCTCTGGTTTTCCTGGGGTTCCGCGGCCTTCCCCTTCGAGGATCCGATTTTGATAGGAGGGGTCGGAAGGACCGTACACGTTCTTTGCCTTCCCGCCGATCCTCCCTTTTTGGTGGAGGAGGAAGACCTTCCTTCCGGATTCTTCGTCGACCTCATGAGGGAGATCGCCTTGGTTGAAAATATGAGAATCAGTCTTCGGATCGGAAACTGGGAGGATCTCCGTCAATCGATGTACAGAAGTCGTATAGACGTCGTCTTGGGAACACCTCATCCTGTCCCCAGAGACGTGGAGCCCTTTTCCTATATGCAGGTATACAACGTCGATCCCTCGGAATTAGGCGGGACCAATCCCTTGAAATTGCCGATACAGGGTATATCTGGCAAGGATGCCTGGGATATATGTTTTTCCTTCCCCATTGTGGAAGAACCCTACTCTTGCCTTGTTCGGAAGGAGGGTGGAGTGGAGTCCATTAGGGATCTCAGGGAAAAGCCTTTGGTTGTCGAGAAGGGCGGTGCCGGACTGGAGTTTCTGACCTCCGGTGGGCTCACCTCTAGGATAGTGTCGGTAAAGACCCTGGAAGAGGCTGTTAGAATGGTTTCGTCCGGCCTGTATCCCGGGGCTCTGGTGGGAACCTATCAGGGACTCTATCTTTGGAAAGAGATGAGGGTCCGTAATCTGGAGTACATATCTCCTCCGGTGTTCACATTGGAGAAGGGCATGGTCGTGACCAGAGGCGACTCGGAACTCGCCATAAGGCTGGGCAAGGCCTTCGAGACCCTCAGACAAAACGGATCCTATCGAAGGCTCGTGGGCAAATGGTTCGGAGGTTACGACGGACCTATCGTCGATAGGGACACCCTGATTAAAATAGGCGGCCTCTTTCTGGCTATACTGGCCACGATAGTTGGTTGGAACGTCATGCTCAAGCGAGAGGTCGTTCGGATTTCCGGTGAGAGGGAGAAGATTCTGGACTTTATAAGAGACGGGATAGTCGCTGTGGACAAAGACGGAAGGGTGTCCATGATCAACAAGGTAGCTCAGGAACTGTTGGCCGTCGGACTGGATGTGGTGGGAAAACCAGCCGAAGAGGCCGTTCCCGATGTCGATCTGGTCAAGGTCTTGGATACAGGGGAGCCAGTTTTCGATCTGGAGCAGAACCTTAGAGGAACTTTGGTGATCGGCAACAAGGCTCCCGTGGTCTATAGAGGCGTGATATATGGAGCTATCGCCACTTTCAGGGATATGACGGAGATGCACGCTCTGGCGGAGGAGATAACCGGTGTAAGAATGTACGTGGAGTCTTTGAGGGTTCAGAATCACGAGTTTCAAAACAAGCTGCAGGCCATAGCGGGCTTGATCCAGATGGGAAGGTACGAGAAAGCGATCGAGTTCATAACCTCCGAGGCGAACCCGGAAAGCTCCACCACGTCCTTCATCTCGGAAAACATAAAAAATCCCGCCGTCGGAGGGATAGTCATAGGAAAAGTCGGGAGATGCCGGGAGCTGGGCATAGAGATACGTATAGATCCGGACAGTTACTGCGGCGAATGCGTCGGCATAAGCGATCAGGCCATGGTGGTGATAATAGGTAACCTGCTGGAGAACGGTATGGAGGCGGTGCTTTCCTCGGGAGTCGAGAATCCCAGAATCGACTTTGCTATATTCGACGAGTCCAACCAGATTATGATAAGCGTCGAGGACAACGGGGGAACCCTTACTCACGATATAGAGTCCCGTATGTTCGACAAGGGCTTTTCCACAAAAACCAAGAGCCGTCCCTCCGGGTTCGGACTCTACAACGTTAAAAAACTGGTGGACGCTATGGGCGGTGATCTCTCGATAGATTATGTTTCAGGGGGATTCACCGAGTTTATAGTGACTTTACCTAACGGAGGTATCTGA
- a CDS encoding dipeptidase — translation MRYCKIAMVVWLSLVCNYAAFGCTVVVAGKGATLDGSVIASQTADGWYDSNIRYVPGKKHAPGNFTPIYLNLLGEDDRKPVKIAEIPEVERTYGYFRTGYSSYNEHQLAIAESTIGQKDELKAFYPDTKSVMTVEQLSILALQRTRTARDAIRLIGEMAEKYGFLGSCANEGESLAIADTDEIWILEIMSVGYDWSPDSGRPGAIWAARRVPDDHVAVIANASRIGVVDPDDGEHFMVSKNYMDPAVRNGWYDPASNEPFNWTDTYSPGYGPWSPSSMWVRSRLFCIYSDLAPSIRWDPYGELRSYPFSFKPERPVSVSDVFDIFRSRLNDTPFSMEDNQAWLVPGVNGELVKSELATPVPDRATRSLLNIPYSRPIAARTSYSFVAQNRGWLPDPVGGIMWFGMGLPLFSCYVPIYAGVTDTADSWRTFEADFFDPASARWCVSLASDLVNRRYQRAMKDLVLFRNPLEKSFMGSIPHVDKEAVELYERSPEKCSSYLTELTVDRMKGVRDGYWRLCRELIAKYNGNKFW, via the coding sequence GTGAGATATTGCAAGATCGCAATGGTGGTCTGGCTGTCTTTAGTCTGTAATTATGCTGCTTTCGGTTGTACCGTCGTGGTCGCTGGAAAGGGCGCTACCTTGGACGGTTCCGTGATAGCCTCCCAGACCGCCGACGGATGGTACGATTCCAACATCAGATACGTTCCGGGAAAGAAGCACGCCCCGGGGAATTTTACGCCGATATACCTGAACCTTTTAGGGGAGGACGACAGAAAACCGGTCAAAATAGCCGAGATCCCCGAGGTCGAGAGGACATACGGATACTTCAGGACCGGCTATTCCAGCTACAACGAACATCAACTCGCCATAGCGGAGTCTACCATAGGGCAGAAGGATGAGCTCAAGGCCTTCTACCCCGACACGAAATCTGTAATGACGGTGGAGCAGCTGTCCATACTGGCTCTTCAGAGAACTAGGACCGCACGAGATGCCATAAGGCTTATAGGCGAGATGGCAGAGAAGTACGGTTTTCTGGGGTCCTGTGCCAACGAGGGAGAGTCCCTTGCCATAGCGGACACCGACGAGATATGGATATTGGAGATAATGAGTGTCGGATATGATTGGAGCCCCGATTCCGGTCGGCCCGGAGCTATCTGGGCGGCCAGGAGGGTGCCGGACGATCACGTGGCTGTCATAGCCAACGCCAGCAGGATAGGCGTCGTCGACCCCGACGACGGCGAACATTTCATGGTCTCCAAAAACTATATGGATCCGGCGGTGCGCAACGGTTGGTACGATCCTGCCTCGAACGAGCCCTTCAACTGGACGGATACGTACTCTCCCGGTTACGGGCCGTGGTCCCCATCCTCTATGTGGGTGAGGAGTCGGCTTTTTTGCATCTATTCCGATCTGGCTCCCTCGATTCGTTGGGATCCATACGGTGAGCTCCGATCGTATCCTTTTTCCTTTAAGCCGGAAAGGCCGGTCTCGGTATCGGATGTATTCGATATCTTCCGTTCCAGGCTGAACGACACTCCTTTTTCCATGGAGGATAACCAAGCTTGGTTAGTCCCCGGGGTAAACGGAGAGCTCGTAAAGAGCGAGTTGGCCACCCCGGTGCCGGATAGGGCCACTAGGTCTCTGTTGAATATACCCTATTCCAGGCCTATAGCAGCTAGGACCTCCTATAGCTTCGTCGCTCAGAACAGAGGATGGTTGCCCGATCCTGTCGGAGGAATTATGTGGTTCGGCATGGGGTTGCCTCTTTTTTCCTGCTACGTTCCCATATACGCTGGGGTGACCGATACTGCCGACAGCTGGCGTACTTTCGAGGCCGATTTTTTCGATCCCGCCTCTGCCCGATGGTGTGTCAGTCTAGCCAGCGACCTGGTAAACAGAAGATATCAGAGGGCGATGAAAGACCTGGTCTTGTTCAGAAACCCTCTGGAGAAGAGTTTCATGGGGTCTATCCCCCATGTGGACAAGGAGGCTGTGGAGCTTTACGAGCGATCTCCGGAAAAGTGTTCAAGCTACTTGACGGAACTTACCGTCGACAGGATGAAGGGAGTCCGAGACGGTTACTGGAGGCTATGCCGAGAGCTCATAGCCAAGTACAACGGAAATAAGTTCTGGTGA
- the ilvC gene encoding ketol-acid reductoisomerase: protein MAKVYYDGDAVSGKLEGKTVAVLGYGSQGHAHAQNLRDSGVSVVVGLHEGSRSARVAREDGFEVLSVPQSVAKADLVMVLMPDTIQPSVYRESIAPNLKPGMALAFAHGFAVHYHQIEPPEDVDVFMVAPKSPGHIVRRLYTQGKGTPGLLAVYNDATGSAKDLGLSYASAIGCGRAGVIETTFEEETETDLFGEQAVLCGGVTELMKAGFETLVEAGYQPEIAYFECLNEMKLIVDLIYEGGLSWMRYSISDTAEYGDMVAGPRVIGSESRAAMKELLREVQDGSFAKDWILENQTGRPRMKAWRRREALQQLERVGADLRDMMPWLEAKKAPR from the coding sequence ATGGCAAAGGTTTACTACGACGGAGATGCGGTATCGGGAAAGTTGGAGGGCAAGACGGTGGCGGTGTTGGGTTACGGCAGCCAGGGACACGCTCACGCCCAGAATCTCAGGGACAGCGGGGTCTCCGTGGTCGTGGGGCTTCACGAAGGCAGCCGCTCCGCTAGGGTGGCCAGGGAGGACGGTTTCGAGGTGCTCTCCGTGCCCCAGTCAGTTGCCAAGGCCGATCTCGTCATGGTACTGATGCCCGATACTATCCAGCCATCGGTCTACAGGGAGTCGATAGCCCCCAACCTGAAGCCCGGCATGGCCCTGGCCTTCGCACACGGGTTCGCCGTCCACTATCACCAGATAGAGCCACCGGAGGACGTGGATGTCTTCATGGTGGCTCCAAAGAGCCCTGGGCACATAGTGAGGCGTCTCTATACCCAGGGCAAGGGAACTCCGGGACTTCTTGCTGTCTACAACGATGCCACGGGATCCGCCAAGGATCTGGGACTGTCCTATGCGTCCGCCATAGGTTGCGGAAGGGCCGGGGTTATCGAGACCACCTTTGAGGAGGAGACGGAGACCGACCTCTTCGGGGAGCAGGCGGTGCTCTGCGGAGGTGTCACGGAACTGATGAAGGCCGGTTTCGAGACCCTGGTGGAGGCAGGATACCAGCCGGAGATAGCTTACTTCGAGTGTCTCAACGAGATGAAGCTGATAGTCGACCTCATATACGAGGGAGGTCTCTCCTGGATGAGATACTCCATAAGCGACACCGCCGAGTATGGAGACATGGTAGCCGGGCCCAGGGTGATCGGATCGGAGTCTAGAGCTGCCATGAAGGAGCTGCTCAGAGAGGTCCAGGACGGCAGCTTCGCAAAGGACTGGATCCTGGAAAATCAGACCGGTCGTCCGAGGATGAAGGCCTGGAGGAGAAGAGAGGCTTTACAGCAGCTGGAGCGAGTAGGAGCCGATCTCAGGGATATGATGCCCTGGCTGGAGGCTAAAAAGGCCCCTAGATAG